The DNA sequence CCCCTAAGATTCCGGCATACACATCGCCCGCCCCAGCAGTTGCCCGCCATGGTGTTGCCCCAGTTTGCTGATAAATAGTGCCATCTGGAGTGGCGACGACGTCGTGCGCACTCGTTGTGACCACCACCGCACCAGTTTCTTGTGACGCCAAACTCGTGTATCGGTAAAGCTGGGCTTCCACCTCACCACGATTCACCGAATAACCCCGCCTGCCAAGTAGTTCGGTAAGTTCACCCGGATGCGGGGTTAGCACTGTTGTTGGGGAAAACTGTTTATCACAGGTAAGCCCCAAGGCACCAGCGTCGATAACAATCGGCAACCCAGATTCTATTGCCTGATAAACCACGGAAAAATCACTCTGTTGTGGATCGAGACCAGAGCCGACCAACCACGCTTGAACCTGGCCAGCAACGCAGACAACTTCCGGAAAACGTTGCATCACCAACGGGCTTTGCCCTAAATAACGAACCATACCCGGACCACACGCCAACGCAGCGCCCACCCCGAGAACACCAGCGCCAGGGAATGTCGGTGAACCCGTAACCACGCCTAACACTCCACGAGTGTATTTATGATCTGTTAGCCCTGGTATTGGCCACCATTGCCGAATATCGGAAGCTGTTACCGAACGTGTGCGCATACTTCACACTTTACTCAACCGTCACTGACTTAGCGAGATTACGCGGCTTATCAACGTCGTATCCTTTAACTGTTGCCAGCTCTGCCGCAAAAATCTGTAACGGAATAACTGTTACTAACGGCATCATCAACGTCGGAGTTGATTGCGGAACACGAATCACCGCCATAGCGTGCTCATCGACAGCACTATCGCCTTCCTCAGCAACCACAATAGTGCGTGCCCCACGAGCCATCACCTCAGCAATATTCGACATTACTTTCGAATGTAACACTGGCCGCCGTGGCGTAGGAGCAATCACGAAGACTGGCAGTCCTTCTTTAACAAGCGCAATAGGACCATGCTTCAATTCTCCGGCGGCAAACCCTTCAGCGTGAATATAGGCTAACTCTTTAAGTTTTAACGCCCCTTCTAACGCAATCGGAAAACCAACATGACGCCCTAAAAATAATACCGATTCCACATCAGACATCGAACGAGCCAACTGACGAATCTTGTCTTCTTGAGCTAACACAAATTCCATACGCTCTGGCATCAGTGCCAACTGAGCCATGTAATGGGAAATTTCATCAGTAAACTTATTACCCCGTAACTGAGCTAAGTACAGCCCCAACAAATAAGCGGCAGTGATTTGACTGGTAAAGGCTTTCGTGGAAGCTACTGCGATTTCTGGACCAGCGTGGGTGTAGAGAACCGCATCCGACTCCCTAGCAATCGTTGAACCATAGGTGTTGACGATCGCTAATACTCGGGCGCCCTGCTCGCGGGCATGACGCACAGCCATCAACGTATCCATCGTTTCACCAGACTGGGAAATGGCCACCACGAGTGTGCGTGCAGTGACAATCGGATCACGGTAGCGAAATTCGTGCGCTAACTCAACTTCCACTGGTATCCGACACCAATGCTCGATCGCATATTTTGCAACATGACCAGCATAGGCTGCCGTCCCGCAGGCCACCACAATAATTTTGTCAATTGCCCGCAATTCGTATTCTTCAATTCGTAATTCATCTAACTGTAAATGCCCATCAGGTGTGGTGCGGGCACGCAATGTTTCGGCAACAGCATGTGGCTGTTCATGAATTTCTTTGTCCATAAAAGTCGCATAGCCATCATGCAAAGCAGTATCGAGCTTCCAATCCACTTCGAATGGCTCAGTGGCCACTTCTAAGCCTGCAAAATCAATGATAGTTGCCGTGTGTGCAGTGAGCGTCACGATCTGATCTTGTCCAATAGCAAGAGCTTGGCGAGTACGACCAACAAAAGCGGCAACATCAGAACCGAAAAAGTTTTCGTTTTCACCGAGTCCGACGACGAGGGGAGAATTACGCCGAGCCCCTACCAGCCGATCTGGTTGATTAGCATATGTGGCGACGACGGCAAACGAGCCTTCCAAACGACTCACCACGTTACGCATAGCGACAGTGAGATCATCGCAGGATTCTAATGCGAGGCTTAATAAATGAGCAATCGTTTCCGAATCTGTATCTGAGGTAAAATCGATGCCTGCCGCGTGAAGCTCCTGACGCAACTGTGGCGCATTTTCAATAATTCCGTTATGCACAATCGCCACCTGAGCATCGGCAGACAGATGCGGATGAGAGTTTTTATCCGAAGGCACACCGTGGGTTGCCCATCGGGTATGACCAATTACTGCAGCTGCCAGAGGTAACGGGCGCGAATCCAGTTCAGCACGTAGGTCTGCTACTCGACCAGCCCGCTTCCGGACAACAACACCCGCCGTCGTCGGAACGGCTATGCCAGCCGAATCATAGCCTCGATACTCTAAACGTTCCAAGCCGGACAAAACGGCTTCTTGCGACGATGACGACGCTTGAGCGCCAATATAACCAACAATTCCACACATGTTGATAAACACTACAACGCAAGGTAGCGTGCGCGTCACCTAACCTGTCAGACAACACCGCCCTGTCCGGTTTCTCACCCCTACCAATTGGCGTTAGTTGTGTTTTATTGCCACAATCTAAGCATGCATAGCTCCGACCTTTCGGCATTCGTCACATTTAGTCGAGACGATTGGGCCAAACTCGCCCAAAGTACCGAATTGCCATTAACCGTTGATGACCTCGCACAATTAGCTGCTCTTGGTGACCCCATTACCATCAGCGAAGTCGATGCCATCTACCGGCCACTCACCGCTCTGATGCATATGTATGCCCGCAACACTGGAAGACTGTTCACCGAGTCAAAAAAATTCTTAGGCTTTTCCGATCTGCGGGTCCCCTGGATTGTCGGCATCGCTGGCTCTGTTTCTGCTGGAAAATCAACAGTTGCTCGACTCTTGCGAGAACTTTTAAGCAGGTCTCCTGAAACACCACGGGTTGATCTGGTCACCACCGATGGTTTCCTCTACCCCAATGCTGTGCTCAACGAACGGCAATTACTTACCCGTAAAGGCTTTCCAGAGTCCTACGACCGTCGTGCCCTGATTGACTTTTTGGCAGCAATTAAATCTGGACGCCGTCATGTTAGTGCACCTGTTTACGATCATGTCACATACGATATTGTGCCCACGAAACGCATCGTCGTCGACTGTCCAGATATTCTCATCGTCGAAGGACTCAACGTTTTACAACCGCCACCTAGCATCGTCGACCATGAGTTTTCTACAGTCTCTGACTTTTTTGATTTTACAATTTATGTTGATGCGCCAGAAGAAGCCCTCGAACGCTGGTATGTTGACCGATTTTTATCATTACGTTCAACGGCATTCACGAATCGTGACTCGTATTTCCGCAACTATGCTGACTTAACCGACGCCCAAGCTCGTAGCACAGCACAGCACATATGGGGCGCCATTAATTTGCCTAATCTGCGACACAATATAGCACCAACTAAAAACCGAGCTACTGTTATTTTAACAAAAGGCCCCAATCACGGTATTGAGACCATCCAAATTCGCAAACTCTAATCTGCCAGACATAAGTAAATACAACTATGGTGTGGATAAACATACGCGTTTATCCACACCATAGCAACAATATCTTCGTTTATATTACAGGGCTAAGCGGTGGGCAACCACATCTGCTAGACGTTGAGCAACTCCATCAGCTTGTTCTTGGGTAGGTGCTTCCACCATGACACGAACCAACGGCTCAGTTCCGGACGCACGTAGTAAGACCCGCCCAGTATCGCCCAACTCGCGTTCGGCTTGAGCAACTTCGTCCATCACCTCTGAGGTACGAGCCTTATCAACATTAGGAACATTGATAAGCGTTTGTGGCAAACGCTGAATGAAAGAAACTGCGTCCGCAAGCGTGCCACCACGTCGAACCATCTCCGAAGCTACCAAAATAGCAGTCAAAGTTCCGTCTCCAGTGGTTGCGTGATGCAAATTAATAACGTGACCTGATTGCTCTCCGCCGAGCATATAACCGTGTGCTAACATCTCTTCGAGCACATAACGGTCACCTACCTTAGTAGCGACGAGGTTAATATCAGCCTCCCGCATTGCTAATGTCAAACCTAGGTTCGACATCACGGTAGCAACCAGGGTATTTCCGGCTAGCAAGCCTTGAGACTTCAGCGATACTGCCAAAAGACCCATAATCTGATCGCCGTCAACTAACTTCCCCTGCGCGTTAACAGCCAAACACCGATCAGCATCACCGTCAAAGGCGAAACCAAAATCCGCTCCCGATGCAACAACCATTGCCTGCAACTGTTCCGGATGGGTAGAACCAGCATTGCGGTTAATGTTCTTGCCATCTGGCGAGGCGTTAATAACTGAAACATCCGCGCCGAGCTCTTGTAACGCTGCTGGCGCAACATTCGATGCCGCACCGTTAGCACAATCAAGAATAATTCGCTGGCCAGAAAGATCAGCACCACAACGAACAAGATGATCGATATACACCTGATCGGAAACGATAGCGTTTTCCCGCATATAGCCAACGCCTGCACCGATCGGACGTTCCCATTCTTGGCCAAGAACTGCTTCGATCTCATCTTCGATGGCGTCATCAAGCTTAAAGCCATCACCAGAAATGAACTTGATACCATTGTCTGGCATAGCGTTATGCGATGCCGAAATCATCACGCCGAGGTCATAGTCACGCGCTGCGGTTAAGTATGCGATACCGGGAGTTGGAATCTCACGTACGTGTTCGACGTCGACCCCAGCTGAAGAAAGCCCAGCGGCAACAGCATGGCTCAGCATTCCGGACGACTGACGGGTATCACGGCCAACAATTGCTTTGGGCCGGTGACCGTGCACATTTTGTGCTAACACCCGCGCCGCCGCTTCACCAAGCTGTAACGCAAACGGAGCGGTAATTTCACGATTTGCCAACCCGCGAACACCATCAGTTCCAAATAGACGTGCCATCATTTCTCCTCTAACTGCACTTATAACTATTTCAGCCTAATACATTCGTCATGCACATCGTGTGTCATTTCCCCGTGCAGGTGCATCACACTGCGGTGGCACTCCAACGGATATGACACCCGTGGCGAGTGTCTACAGCTAAATATTGTTGATCTTTCTTTTGCCACCAGCTATACATGCTCAGTAAAAAGTGTGGGGTGGAAACCATACGGTTTCCACCCCACACTTTCTATGCTAAAGTACAGCCCACATTCTCGTTGCCTGATAAATCAGCGCTTGGAGAACTGCGAAGCCTTACGTGCCTTCTTCAAACCAGCCTTCTTACGCTCAACAGCGCGAGCGTCACGGGCTAGGAAGCCAGCCTTCTTCAAAGCTGGACGGTTAGCATCACGATCGATTTCGTTCAATGCACGAGCAACACCGAGGCGAAGCGCACCGGCTTGGCCGGAGGTGCCGCCACCGTTGATACGGGCAACAACATCGAAGCGACCTTCGATGTCAAGTAGAACGAATGGTGATTTAACGAGTTGCTGATGCAACTTGTTTGGGAAGTAGTCCTCTAGAGTACGGCCGTTGATCTTCCACGAGCCAGTACCTGGGACGAGACGGACACGAGCAACTGCTTCCTTACGACGACCCAGGCCTGCGCCTGGTGCGGTCAGGGACACACCCTGGCCGGTCTTGGGAGCCTCGGTCTCAGAGGTGTATGAACTTGGGGTTTCCTCAAGTTCTACGGTTTCGGTGGTCTCAGCCACGGTTCTCCTTAAATCTTTTCCGGACAGGGGTTACTGTGCAACCTGCGTAAGCTCAAAGGCTTCCGGCTGCTGCGCAGCATGTGGGTGCTCTGCCCCACGGTAGACCTTAAGCTTGGAAAGCTGCTGACGTCCCAATGTGTTCTTTGGCAGCATGCCGGCAACAGCCTTCATAACAGCCTTCTCTGGGTTTTCAGCCAAGAGTTCGGTGTAGGACGTAGCGGTCAAGCCACCTGGCTGACCTGAGTGACGGTAAGCAATCTTCTGCTCGCGCTTCGAACCGGTCAATGCGACCTTCTCAGCGTTGATGATCACGACGAAATCGCCGGTGTCAGCATGCGGAGCGAAGTTGGGCTTGTGCTTCCCACGGA is a window from the Arcanobacterium buesumense genome containing:
- a CDS encoding ADP-dependent NAD(P)H-hydrate dehydratase, which gives rise to MRTRSVTASDIRQWWPIPGLTDHKYTRGVLGVVTGSPTFPGAGVLGVGAALACGPGMVRYLGQSPLVMQRFPEVVCVAGQVQAWLVGSGLDPQQSDFSVVYQAIESGLPIVIDAGALGLTCDKQFSPTTVLTPHPGELTELLGRRGYSVNRGEVEAQLYRYTSLASQETGAVVVTTSAHDVVATPDGTIYQQTGATPWRATAGAGDVYAGILGALLAIWQADGQRKVDVGWLAACAAFLHARAANLAARADHGVGYPIKASNISDALGQTIWQVLNP
- the glmS gene encoding glutamine--fructose-6-phosphate transaminase (isomerizing), which encodes MCGIVGYIGAQASSSSQEAVLSGLERLEYRGYDSAGIAVPTTAGVVVRKRAGRVADLRAELDSRPLPLAAAVIGHTRWATHGVPSDKNSHPHLSADAQVAIVHNGIIENAPQLRQELHAAGIDFTSDTDSETIAHLLSLALESCDDLTVAMRNVVSRLEGSFAVVATYANQPDRLVGARRNSPLVVGLGENENFFGSDVAAFVGRTRQALAIGQDQIVTLTAHTATIIDFAGLEVATEPFEVDWKLDTALHDGYATFMDKEIHEQPHAVAETLRARTTPDGHLQLDELRIEEYELRAIDKIIVVACGTAAYAGHVAKYAIEHWCRIPVEVELAHEFRYRDPIVTARTLVVAISQSGETMDTLMAVRHAREQGARVLAIVNTYGSTIARESDAVLYTHAGPEIAVASTKAFTSQITAAYLLGLYLAQLRGNKFTDEISHYMAQLALMPERMEFVLAQEDKIRQLARSMSDVESVLFLGRHVGFPIALEGALKLKELAYIHAEGFAAGELKHGPIALVKEGLPVFVIAPTPRRPVLHSKVMSNIAEVMARGARTIVVAEEGDSAVDEHAMAVIRVPQSTPTLMMPLVTVIPLQIFAAELATVKGYDVDKPRNLAKSVTVE
- the coaA gene encoding type I pantothenate kinase, whose product is MHSSDLSAFVTFSRDDWAKLAQSTELPLTVDDLAQLAALGDPITISEVDAIYRPLTALMHMYARNTGRLFTESKKFLGFSDLRVPWIVGIAGSVSAGKSTVARLLRELLSRSPETPRVDLVTTDGFLYPNAVLNERQLLTRKGFPESYDRRALIDFLAAIKSGRRHVSAPVYDHVTYDIVPTKRIVVDCPDILIVEGLNVLQPPPSIVDHEFSTVSDFFDFTIYVDAPEEALERWYVDRFLSLRSTAFTNRDSYFRNYADLTDAQARSTAQHIWGAINLPNLRHNIAPTKNRATVILTKGPNHGIETIQIRKL
- the glmM gene encoding phosphoglucosamine mutase, which gives rise to MARLFGTDGVRGLANREITAPFALQLGEAAARVLAQNVHGHRPKAIVGRDTRQSSGMLSHAVAAGLSSAGVDVEHVREIPTPGIAYLTAARDYDLGVMISASHNAMPDNGIKFISGDGFKLDDAIEDEIEAVLGQEWERPIGAGVGYMRENAIVSDQVYIDHLVRCGADLSGQRIILDCANGAASNVAPAALQELGADVSVINASPDGKNINRNAGSTHPEQLQAMVVASGADFGFAFDGDADRCLAVNAQGKLVDGDQIMGLLAVSLKSQGLLAGNTLVATVMSNLGLTLAMREADINLVATKVGDRYVLEEMLAHGYMLGGEQSGHVINLHHATTGDGTLTAILVASEMVRRGGTLADAVSFIQRLPQTLINVPNVDKARTSEVMDEVAQAERELGDTGRVLLRASGTEPLVRVMVEAPTQEQADGVAQRLADVVAHRLAL
- the rpsI gene encoding 30S ribosomal protein S9, with product MAETTETVELEETPSSYTSETEAPKTGQGVSLTAPGAGLGRRKEAVARVRLVPGTGSWKINGRTLEDYFPNKLHQQLVKSPFVLLDIEGRFDVVARINGGGTSGQAGALRLGVARALNEIDRDANRPALKKAGFLARDARAVERKKAGLKKARKASQFSKR
- the rplM gene encoding 50S ribosomal protein L13, which codes for MRTYSPKPGDVEKKWYVIDATDVVLGRLASQVAILLRGKHKPNFAPHADTGDFVVIINAEKVALTGSKREQKIAYRHSGQPGGLTATSYTELLAENPEKAVMKAVAGMLPKNTLGRQQLSKLKVYRGAEHPHAAQQPEAFELTQVAQ